The genomic interval ACGTTATTTGAATGTTAGCACTTCTAATTCCCCTCTTGAGAGGGGCTAGGGGTGTGTTTTTTTTTAAGTACATGTAAGTCAGGTATTTAAACTAAAACGTCATAGGTAGCGCAGTCGAGATTGTCTGTTTTACGGAGTCTTAATACATCAACAAAAACTTCTTAGAACCGCTAAATATCTCCTGACATTGCACACACAACAGTAGCAAGTCTTGTATTGGTATTAAGAAACTGTTGAAAATCGTTGCTTGAGATACTTTCAGAAGGACAAGATAGCAACAATACTATCCGTACCTGTTAGGCAGGAGCTTTCTCTGGTCGCTCTGCCACCACCAGAAAAAAGTGGCTTTCAACCGGCATAGGCTTTCCACTTCTGTCAGGGCTAGGGATTTGGCAATCAATTCAACTAACCAGTACCCTATTTAAGAATATACCCAAGCAGATTTATCTTTTACTTAGAAGAAAAACAACAAAGACTTTCCGCAAAGAAGGTAGAAATTGCAATGCCATATCTTATAAAATCGGAATTAGCTTTTCATTCGATACAAATTAGAATAATTCCATAAAAGTTGATACATTAAAACAATGTTAAATCTATTTCCCATCATTCTTAACCCAACTATTTTCGTTATTTTTGAGAGAAGTAACACAGTGGTTTTTAGCAAATTAATTTTACTAGTCATTCAAACAAAACCTAGCCTAAACTACCATTCCCATTTTTATCAAAGAAAATCGCTTTTTAAAATATAACGAATAGTCCTAATCCATTATTCACTTCTAACCAAGCTACATGTTATATTTAAAATTTATATTATTAAACGTTTTAATAAATTTTACTTATGACAGAATAAAATATGAAGATTAATGATTGTAATTTATAGCAGACAATAATCCTAAATTTGGTAAAGAAGAAAAATACTAAATCTATAAAAATTTTAAATATGGAAAATAACAACAATGCAGATCAAGGTAAATGCCCGGTAAATCATGGACAACTTCCAGAAAATGATACACCATCTAATATTGAAAGCAATCACGATGCTTCAGCAGGTAAATGCCCTGTAATGCACGGCGGAAATACAGCTTCCAAATCAAATGTTATGTCATGGTGGCCTAATGCACTTAACCTTGATATATTAAGTCAACATGATACTAAAACAAATCCTTTAGGGCAAGAGTTTAATTATCATGAAGAACTTAAGAAACTAGATATTGAAGCCTTAAAAAAAGATATGCATGCCTTAATGACGGATAGCCAAGACTGGTGGCCGGCAGATTGGGGTCACTACGGAGGTTTAATGATACGTCTGTCTTGGCACTCTACTGGATCATACCGTACATCTGATGGTCGCGGTGGTGGTGGTGCAGGAAATCAGCGTTTTGCACCTCTAAATTCATGGCCAGATAACGTTAGTTTAGACAAAGCAAGAAGATTGCTATGGCCTATTAAGAAAAAATACGGGAACAAAGTGAGTTGGGCCGATTTAATTGCTTTGGCAGGTACAATTGCTTATGCTGATATGGGATTAACAACCTTTGGATTTGCATTTGGACGTGAAGATATCTGGCATCCAGAAATAGATACGTATTGGGGAGCTGAAAAAGAATGGCTAGCACCAAGCGACGAACGTTATGCAAATGTTGAAGATCCTAAAACAATGGAAAATCCTTTAGCAGCCGTGCAAATGGGGCTAATTTATGTTAATCCAGAAGGAGTAAACGGAAAACAAGATCCTTTGAAAACTGCTGCACAAATACGTGAAACGTTTGCTCGTATGGCAATGAATGACGAAGAAACTGTTGCATTAACTGCTGGTGGACATACAGTAGGTAAAACACATGGTAACGGTGATGCTAGTATTCTAGGACCAGATCCTGAATCAGCTGGAGTAGAAGAACAAGGATTAGGTTGGAAAAACCCAACTAATACAGGAAAAGGGCGTTACACTGTAACCAGCGGACTTGAAGGTGCTTGGACTACGAATCCAACGAAATGGGACGGTGGATTTTTCCAAATGTTATTCAATCACGAATGGGAACCTCGCAAAAGTCCTGCTGGAGCATGGCAATGGGAACCTGTGAGTATTAAAGACGAAGATAGACCCGTAGATGTTGAAGATCCAACTATACGTTGTAACCCAATGATGACCGATGCGGATATGGCGATGAAGATGGATCCAATATACAAAGAGATCTCATTGAAATTCATGAACGATCAGGAGTATTTCTCAGAAACTTTTGCACGTGCTTGGTTCAAATTAACACATAGAGATATGGGACCAAAAGCAAACTACTTTGGTACAGACGTGCCTCAAGAAGATTTGATTTGGCAAGACCCTATTCCAGCTGGGACTACAGGTTATGATGTTGCTGCTGTAAAAAGCAAAATTGCTGCATCAGGATTATCTATTTCAGAAATGGTAAACACCGCTTGGGATAGTGCACGTACGTATCGTGGATCTGATATGCGTGGTGGTGCTAATGGTGCACGCATCCGTTTAGCACCTCAAAAAAATTGGGAAGGAAATGAACCGCAACGTTTGGCACATGTTCTATCTGTTCTAGAGCCTATTGCAACTGAGTTTGGTATTAGTATCGCTGATACTATTGTTCTGGCAGGTAATCTTGGTGTAGAACAAGCGGCAAAAGCTGCAGGTGTTTCCGTTACTGTTCCATTTTCAGCTGGTCGTGGAGACGCTACGGATGAAATGACAGATGCAGAATCTTTTGAACCTTTAGAGCCTTTAGCTGATGGTTACCGTAATTACAGTAAAAAGGATTACATAGTAAGTTCAGAAGAATTAATGCTCGACCGTACCCAATTAATGGGCTTAACAGCACCAGAAATGACCGTCCTTGTTGGTGGAATGAGAATGCTAGGCACCAATTATGGCAATACAAAACATGGCGTTTTCACCAATACCATTGGCGCATTGACAAACGATTTCTTTGTTAACCTAACTGATATGGGGAACAGTTGGAAACCAACATCAAAAGGACTTTACGATATTTGCGACCGTAAAACAGGAGTTGTAAAATGGACCGCTACCCGTATGGATTTAGTATTTGGATCCAATTCTATTTTACGTTCGTATTCTGAAGTTTATGCACAAGACGACAATAAAGAAAAATTTGTTGCCGATTTTGTAAAAGCTTGGGCAAAAGTAATGAATGCCGATCGTTTTGATATAAATAAATCCTAGAACTAAGGATAACATTAGATAATACCAATACTATTTTTAAAAGCTCCGTTTACAATCCGTAAATGGAGCTTTTTTTAGTTTGAGAAAATACCTTTTACACCAAAAACCTGTACAAAATAGTCAAATGTAATAACGGTTCTCGACAGCGATACCTATGACATTTTGGTTCAAGTACCTGATTTACATGTACTTAAAAAACACACCCCTAGCCCCTCTCAAGAGGGGAATTAGAAGTGCTAACATTCAAATAACGTCATTTTATATTGCTTTTTTTAGAATAAAAATTACTCCTCGAACTGACAATTGAACTATTTTATAAATATTATTGGTATTACTTCTATAATGTACCTAATCTAGCTATTCGCTAAGACCTTCCCTCAAAAATTATTTTAAAAATCATCCGTTACTACAATTTTAACCTATATTTGCAGAAATTCAAAAGGCATAGTCTTGAAACTTTTTTTTGCTACTTTATTATCACTAATACTTTTACTTCCTTCGCTGGGAAGTGTTGTGATTTATACGCAATTTAAATTAGCGCAGGACGAAATCGCTCAAACAATTTGCGTTCAAAGAGCCAACATCAATAACAATTGTAACGGGCGTTGTGAACTGCAAAAAAGCCTTAAAAAATACGACGATAACGAAAAGAGAATGAACAACACCAATCTGAAAGAAAAAACAGAATTGGTTTACACAACTGCTCCTTTCGAATTCAACATCAATACTGCTACTGTTCCACAAAAAAAAGAAAGTACTTTTTCTGATTTTTGTGAAAAACCAAAAATGGTTTCTTTCACCATTTTTCATCCTCCTCTTGTTTAAATTATAATAATCTTTTTTCTGTATTTGACACAGAATAAATCCCTTTTGGTTCAAACCAAGAGCAACTTATTATATTATAATTTATTCCCATTCCAATGAGAAAATTACTCGTTATCCTACTATTAGTAGGACAATTGATCCATGCCCAAAATAAAAAAGTTAAAGACACTAGCTGTAATGAGCTTGACAATATTTTTGTAACAGCCAACAGAACGGAAACTTTACGTAAAGAAACGCCGGTTGCCATCAGTAAAATCACGGCTAAAACAATAGACGAATCAAAAGCTTCGGCCTTATATGAAATCGCTAATAAAACTCCGGGAGTAGTCATGATTAACTTAGGCAATGAGCAACATGCCATGTCTATCCGTCAACCTATTTCCTACTCTAGTTATTATTTATACCTAGAAGATGGTTTGCCCATTCGACCGTTGGGGATTTTCAACCACAATGCTTTATTAGAAATCAATCAATTCAACCTTCAGTCAATTGAGATCGTCAAAGGTCCTGTTTCATCTTTATACGGCCCCGAAGCCGTTGGCGGAACCATCAATTTAATTTCACAAAAACCTTCTTATTACCCCGAGTTTAAATTTGGCGTTCAAGCTGATCAATGGGGGTATAAAAGAGTTCAAGCTGCAGGTGGAGCTACTATTGGAAAAATTGGTTTTCATATCTCAGGTATTTCTAGTATTCAAGAAAGTTCTTGGATGGAACAATCAGATTACAAAAAAGACAATTTGAATGTTCGATTGGATTACGCTATTAATGACAAAACACGTTTGACAAGCAACACAATGGTTGGGAAATATTTCTCAGACATGAGTGGTAGTGTAAATGAAAATGATTTTAATAACAGAACATACAC from Flavobacterium ovatum carries:
- the katG gene encoding catalase/peroxidase HPI — its product is MENNNNADQGKCPVNHGQLPENDTPSNIESNHDASAGKCPVMHGGNTASKSNVMSWWPNALNLDILSQHDTKTNPLGQEFNYHEELKKLDIEALKKDMHALMTDSQDWWPADWGHYGGLMIRLSWHSTGSYRTSDGRGGGGAGNQRFAPLNSWPDNVSLDKARRLLWPIKKKYGNKVSWADLIALAGTIAYADMGLTTFGFAFGREDIWHPEIDTYWGAEKEWLAPSDERYANVEDPKTMENPLAAVQMGLIYVNPEGVNGKQDPLKTAAQIRETFARMAMNDEETVALTAGGHTVGKTHGNGDASILGPDPESAGVEEQGLGWKNPTNTGKGRYTVTSGLEGAWTTNPTKWDGGFFQMLFNHEWEPRKSPAGAWQWEPVSIKDEDRPVDVEDPTIRCNPMMTDADMAMKMDPIYKEISLKFMNDQEYFSETFARAWFKLTHRDMGPKANYFGTDVPQEDLIWQDPIPAGTTGYDVAAVKSKIAASGLSISEMVNTAWDSARTYRGSDMRGGANGARIRLAPQKNWEGNEPQRLAHVLSVLEPIATEFGISIADTIVLAGNLGVEQAAKAAGVSVTVPFSAGRGDATDEMTDAESFEPLEPLADGYRNYSKKDYIVSSEELMLDRTQLMGLTAPEMTVLVGGMRMLGTNYGNTKHGVFTNTIGALTNDFFVNLTDMGNSWKPTSKGLYDICDRKTGVVKWTATRMDLVFGSNSILRSYSEVYAQDDNKEKFVADFVKAWAKVMNADRFDINKS